The Psilocybe cubensis strain MGC-MH-2018 chromosome 7, whole genome shotgun sequence genome has a window encoding:
- a CDS encoding Rho1 guanine nucleotide exchange factor 1, giving the protein MSPSSGHNARSASPVEEDLQRLYNEVWAQFSEETPSSERDLENIYNGYADDNYPSQSSSAPSNPQLKPPARYTAGLPPSPRPVNTKFESYTSSPTSATSPTGRRRLPPTPGSSTSSTYSPVKSYPMPEPVPYRPSGSSQDTYSPISAGSLSAGGPSIDNRKAAIASDINFTERALPSVSGYSNDYTQVLDDGQRTPISSDDYRPHGSLSSYSTAPSFTTQLGSTSSSGTSHTRPSGASPPALPPKPSTYNDSSTRPSYSENPFNAYDLDDREVDYKYQTAPNTHSSRIQHSSHPSAPPPLPPKIPTNGHEQYSSYPQTTTYAASPIALSPYDGSSDFAPKNVTGSATKNNFFDNGAQLISPQAGQQPEAGPSRSSDRNSREEDNWDPDSYTYDDDQEVVDPSGGPSNFVRRPTDMLKTLADYSGNAPVELLDDPADDYWEDEDEEDEARFVNFSLLSHIAMQLRDKVPRGTHVKGSIPYPRAFTGKDIVSTIQTQIQRELAINHGVSTNDRRVALHVARSLQSQLFFYEVEWGGHVLQDGVEDVYMFLDDVDGASDAVPEREELPTGVITMLTRCYSPSCGDGIPCYSYTCPRKGNYAYDIPAAQPEVPVVVREEEWSKSIDPAVIKSLPASEISRQNIIHKLIDKEKQYIQDLDLVESVFIKPLRAANPPIFAPDVLEDVIDDIFGNILDLRECNRRLLEVMNVRQREEGPIILRIGDIFLQAAAEFRFAYPTYIGHYPISEKRLKDEMDSNSEFRLFLEASTLRPEHLQKYPVLLEAVLHETVAENSDGEFLVEAIEAIKNLQSISQLRTFQAAMGKGTPGKWEWHDIVSTEIREHLSKKEQKRQAIIFELIKGEMAYVKDLENIYNIYIVPLRSAEPPIIARDRLEQFIHDVFHNYDELYEHHKKLVDNLHEIQREQHPQIRTITAALFDAALNFREAYMEYIPNYPIAAYRIDDEMANNLPFKTFVDQCVRHPDAHRLDMKNFINRPIPRLLRYELLLKGIMEETPEGHDDHEAIPQVIDVIKALGKESEPGVFSAKQKVEVWRYNANLVFKPGEAIDMDLLDQNRSLIHSGKLLRQPDSGLEWNGWSELHVLLFDNYLVMTKTKEKDGVTKYQVNRRPIPLDLLTLVNFTDPPTQRSAGILRNLRGGEKHDGASMNPGLSPESATDSRSVYPLTLHHNGRTGGPYILYAESAQIRAEWKAKLEDALGLRKAVQESNKVFEIEYLSRDTFIMPSIAANATGPAWNQDNQYTGKVTCSVPFNTPDGRALVAIGCTEGVWIGFRHDPKSIRRVLHLKMVTQCAMLEDFGIFLVLADKALFAYHIEALVPSSPHGAHTSQVPQKLSGTKDVHFFSVGTLQGRTLIIYMKKKSLNSIFRVLEPVGDKINEGVKAPAGFGSRLGFRSTKSEWFRIYRDFFLPSDSFDVIFLKARIAIFCAKGFEIMNLHDFDSITIPQREDPRHAQLAKRCESARPLGMFRSTDEEFLLCYDEFGLYVDKHGDPCRSFGTIEWEGTAERVAFHSPYILLFDSRFIEIRHVETGRLAQIISGNEVRCTWDGRGVSPPVTNTVNDLGDDSVIQEAQVHFVMNSTDSTSGPGGMRTRNIVQHVCELIPTIPLYPSGTPSSAISPAGSSGQPGNVYGTYTPGHVPSHSYASSFSAAHHYAPSQAPSSASTAQYYSPTHPPHKQAYAPVPLPSNGPAGNAYYSRDGYFDNTSPSSGTMPRR; this is encoded by the exons ATGTCTCCTTCGTCTGGACATAATGCGAGGTCGGCATCACCGGTCGAAGAGGATCTCCAACGGCTCTATAATGAAGTTTGGGCTCAGTTCAGCGAAGAGACACCATCATCAGAGCGTGATTTGGAGAACATCTATAACGGATACGCAGATGATAACTACCCCTCACAATCCTCTTCGGCACCCAGCAACCCTCAGTTGAAGCCGCCTGCACGATACA CAGCTGGACTGCCCCCCAGTCCCCGTCCTGTCAATACGAAGTTTGAATCTTACACCTCTTCGCCCACATCAGCTACATCTCCAACAGGACGTCGGCGTTTACCCCCAACGCCAGGTAGTTCAACCAGTTCTACTTACTCTCCTGTGAAATCGTATCCAATGCCGGAACCTGTCCCATATCGCCCTTCAGGATCGTCCCAAGATACTTACAGCCCTATCTCAGCCGGTTCCCTCTCTGCTGGAGGGCCCTCTATTGATAATAGGAAGGCCGCTATCGCCAGCGATATCAACTTTACGGAGCGTGCTTTGCCTTCTGTCTCAGGATATTCCAATGATTATACTCAGGTTTTGGACGACGGGCAGAGAACACCGATTTCCTCAGATGATTACAGACCCCACGGGTCGTTGTCATCATATTCTACAGCACCTTCATTCACGACGCAGCTTGGATCGACAAGTAGCTCTGGAACTAGTCACACTCGACCTTCTGGGGCATCTCCTCCCGCGTTACCTCCCAAGCCATCCACCTATAACGACTCATCCACACGCCCCTCATATTCAGAGAATCCTTTTAACGCGTATGATCTAGATGACCGTGAGGTTGATTACAAGTACCAAACCGCACCAAATACACACTCGTCCCGCATTCAACATTCCTCCCATCCATCTGCTCCACCTCCACTACCGCCTAAAATCCCAACCAATGGGCACGAACAGTACTCTTCCTATCCTCAAACGACAACGTATGCTGCGTCACCCATTGCACTCTCACCCT ATGACGGATCGTCTGATTTCGCTCCGAAAAATGTTACGGGAAGCGCCACCAAAAACAATTTCTTCGACAACGGGGCCCAACTCATTTCTCCCCAAGCTGGTCAACAACCTGAAGCGGGACCTTCCAGAAGTTCTGATCGAAATTCCAGAGAGGAAGATAACTGGGACCCTGATTCCTATACCTACGACGACGATCAAGAAGTGGTTGATCCAAGTGGAGGGCCGAGTAATTTTGTAAGACGTCCTACCGACATGTTGAAGACCTTAGCCGACTATTCCGGTAATGCTCCGGTGGAGCTCCTTGATGATCCTGCGGACGATTATTgggaagacgaggatgaagaggacgaagcACGCTTTGTGAATTTTTCCTTACTTTCTCATATCGCCATGCAGTTGCGTGACAAGGTGCCGAGAGGTACACATGTCAAGGGTAGTATCCCTTATCCCCGTGCTTTTACAGGCAAAGACATTGTG TCGACCATACAAACTCAAATCCAGCGGGAGCTTGCGATAAATCATGGAGTGTCTACTAATGATCGTCGTGTCGCTCTACATGTCGCTCGAAGCCTTCAAAGTCAGCTTTTCTTTTACGAAGTTGAATGGGGAGGCCATGTCTTGCAGGATGGAGTTGAAGATGTTTACATGTTTCTTGATGATGTGGATGGTGCTTCCGATGCGGTACCAGAACGCGAAGAATTACCAACGGGCGTCATTACCATGTTGACTAGGTGTTATTCTCCAAGCTGTGGAGACGGGATCCCTTGTTATTCTTATACGTGTCCTAGGAAG GGAAATTATGCTTATGATATCCCTGCCGCCCAACCGGAAGTGCCTGTAGTTGTCAGAGAGGAAGAATGGTCTAAATCCATTGACCCTGCGGTGATTAAATCTTTGCCTGCAAGCGAAATCAGTCGCCAGAA CATCATTCACAAGCTCATTGACAAGGAGAAACAATACATTCAGGATCTGGACCTTGTGGAATCCGTTTTCATCAAACCCTTACGCGCAGCAAACCCTCCAATATTTGCTCCCGATGTTTTGGAAGATGTCATCGACGATATCTTTGGCAACATTTTAGACCTGCGAGAATGCAATCGACGGTTACTTGAAGTTATGAACGTCCGTCAGAGAGAAGAGGGGCCAATTATCCTCCGAATAGGAGATATATTCCTACAAGCAGCGGCAGAGTTTAGGTTTGCATACCCGACATATATCGGTCACTATCCAATTTCGGagaagaggttgaaggaTGAAATGGACTCCAACTCTGAATTCAGACTGTTTTTAGAGGCAAGTACTCTCAGGC CTGAGCACCTGCAGAAATACCCGGTTTTGCTTGAAGCTGTGCTCCACGAAACTGTTGCGGAGAATAGTGACGGCGAATTTTTAGTGGAAGCCATTGAAGCAATCAAGAATTTGCAATCTATATCTCAGTTGCGCACCTTCCAGGCTGCCATGGGCAAAGGAACTCCTGGGAAGTGGGAATGGCATGATATAGTATCTACTGAAATCAGGGAGCACTTGTCGAAAAAAGAGCAGAAGCGTCAAGC AATCATCTTTGAATTGATTAAAGGAGAGATGGCCTACGTGAAAGACTTGGAAAACATTTACAAT ATATATATTGTTCCCTTACGATCGGCTGAGCCTCCAATCATAGCCCGTGATAGATTGGAACAGTTCATCCACGACGTCTTTCACAACTACGATGAGCTTTACGAACACCACAAAAAGCTAGTTGACAATCTCCACGAAATTCAGCGTGAACAGCATCCTCAGATTCGAACTATCACTGCCGCTTTGTTCGATGCAGCTCTCAACTTCCGAGAGGCGTACATGGAATATATCCCCAATTATCCGATTGCTGCATACCGAATTGATGATGAAATGGCCAACAATCTTCCTTTTAAAACGTTTGTTGAT CAATGTGTTCGCCACCCTGACGCACATCGCCTCGACATGAAAAATTTCATCAACAGACCTATACCTCGTCTACTTCGGTATGAACTCTTGCTGAAAGGCATCATGGAAGAAACGCCTGAGGGACACGATGACCATGAAGCTATTCCTCAGGTCATCGATGTCATCAAAGCCCTTGGAAAGGAGTCGGAACCTGGTGTGTTCTCGGCTAAGCAGAAGGTGGAAGTTTGGCGTTACAATGCCAATCTGGTTTTCAAACCGGGAGAAGCCATT GATATGGATCTTTTGGATCAAAACCGGTCTCTTATACACTCAGGAAAATTACTCCGGCAACCTGATAGTGGCCTTGAGTGGAACGGATGGAGTGAATTACATGTTCTTCTCTTCGATAATTATT TGGTGATGACCAAAACGAAGGAAAAGGATGGTGTTACCAAATATCAAGTCAATCGTAGA CCTATCCCACTAGACCTCCTGACCCTCGTCAACTTTACTGACCCCCCGACTCAAAGAAGTGCAGGCATTTTGAGGAATTTGAGAGGTGGAGAAAAGCACGATGGCGCAAGCATGAATCCTGGTCTTTCTCCGGAAAGCGCTACTGATTCACGTTCGGTATACCCCCTCACACTGCATCACAATGGAAGAACTGGTGGTCCCTACATCCTATATGCTGAATCGGCGCAGATACGAGCCGAGTGGAAAGCGAAGCTAGAAGATGCTCTTGGACTTCGCAAAGCTGTACAGGAGTCTAACAAAGTATTCGAGATCGAGTATCTCAGCAGAGATACGTTTATAATGCCATCCATTGCTGCCAATGCAACAGGCCCGGCATGGAACCAGGATAACCAATATACCGGGAAGGTGACCTGCTCTGTTCCATTCA ATACTCCGGATGGCCGTGCTCTTGTCGCTATTGGTTGTACAGAAGGAGTGTGGATTGGTTTCCGACACGATCCTAAAT CCATTCGTCGTGTGTTGCACTTGAAGATGGTCACGCAATGTGCTATGCTGGAAGATTTTGGTATTTTCCTTGTTCTCGCTGACAAG GCACTGTTTGCCTATCACATTGAGGCACTCGTACCGTCATCTCCACATGGAGCTCATACATCACAGGTCCCTCAGAAGCTCAGTGGAACGAAGGATGTTCATTTCTTCAGTGTTGGAACACTACAAGGGCGTACATTAATCATCtacatgaagaagaaatcg CTGAACAGCATCTTCCGAGTGCTTGAGCCCGTTGGTGATAAAATCAACGAAGGGGTGAAAGCTCCTGCTGGTTTTGGTTCTCGTCTTGGTTTCCGTTCTACCAAGTCTGAGTGGTTCAGGATATACAGGGACTTTTTCCTGCCTTCCGACTCTTTTGacgtcatcttcctcaaagCTAGAATTGCCATCTTCTGCGCCAAAGGGTTTGAGATCATGAACCTGCACGA CTTTGACAGTATTACAATTCCTCAACGAGAAGACCCCCGTCATGCTCAGCTTGCGAAACGTTGTGAGTCAGCAAGGCCTTTGGGAATGTTCCGGTCTACAGACGAAGAATTCCTGCTGTGTTACGATG AGTTCGGTTTGTATGTGGACAAGCATGGAGACCCATGTCGATCTTTTGGAACGATTGAGTGGGAAGGCACAGCAGAACGTGTTGCATTCCACTCTCCTTACATTCTCCTGTTCGATTCACGGTTCATCGAAATTCGCCATGTTGAAACAGGTCGACTTGCCCAGATCATTTCAGGAAACGAAGTTCGTTGTACTTGGGATGGCAGAGGCGTGAGCCCACCGGTGACGAATACGGTAAACGATCTTGGCGACGACAGTGTCATTCAGGAGGCTCAGGTGCACTTTGTGATGAACAGTACGGATTCAACCTCTGGCCCTGGAGGAATGCGCACGAGAAATATAGTGCAACATGTATGCGAGCTAATACCGACGATTCCTCTGTATCCGTCTGGGACGCCTTCATCTGCAATATCTCCCGCCGGGTCATCTGGACAGCCAGGCAATGTCTACGGAACATATACTCCTGGACATGTGCCATCACATTCCtatgcttcttctttttctgccGCGCACCATTATGCACCGTCACAAGCACCGTCCAGTGCCTCTACAGCACAGTATTACTCACCGACACATCCCCCTCATAAGCAAGCTTATGCACCAGTACCTCTTCCCTCGAATGGACCAGCTGGTAATGCGTATTACAGTCGAGATGGATATTTCGATAATACCTCACCGTCTAGTGGAACAATGCCAAGGAGATAG
- a CDS encoding UBX domain-containing protein 1: MAGDKDTLLGMGFDPARVEWALKATGNRGLQPAMDHILEHEGEAVPDLGAVSEQTGSRSAPMDVDEDDEDAEALKSLGALKGEAVEAKSIKCSECGKIFKNTALANFHAEKSGHDQFEESTEEIKPLTEEEKKQKLQELKEKMAAKRANKAVEEAKEHKANEALRRKAGKDMHKIREELMAKEAIKEAEAKRREKIEDAKAKAAIKAQIEADKKARAEKAAREKALREGQPVLDSSASAGPSRPAAAPVATVAGKDFKETRLQIRMSTGGQPYTTTLSSDAPLREVAEYLGGQLATVNVETVTFAQHFPRKTFSREDFSKSLKDLGLTPSAVLIATP, from the exons ATGGCTGGAGATAAAGACACTTTGTTGGGCATGGGGTTCGACCCAGCTCGAGTTGAAT GGGCCTTAAAGGCTACTGGAAACCGTGGATTACAACCTGCAATGGATCATATTCTTGAGCACGAGGGAGAGGCCGTCCCAGACTTGGGTGCTGTTAGCGAACAAACAGGCAGTAGATCAGCCCCtatggatgttgatgaagacgatgaagatgctgAAGCATTGAAAAGTCTGGGTGCATTGAAAGGAGAGGCCGTTGAAGCCAAG AGTATCAAATGTTCTGAATGTGGCAAGATATTCAAAAACACGGCATTGGCCAACTTCCACGCTGAAAAAAGTGGGCACGACCAATTTGAAGAATCTACTGAGGAG ATCAAACCTTTAACcgaagaggagaagaagcagaagctgCAAGAactgaaagaaaaaatggcCGCAAAGCGTGCCAACAAAGCAGTCGAAGAGGCTAAGGAGCACAAAGCCAATGAGGCTCTTCGACGGAAGGCCGGCAAG GATATGCACAAGATCAGAGAAGAGCTGATGGCAAAAGAAGCTATCAAGGAAGCGGAGGCGAAGAGACGAG AAAAGATCGAAGACGCCAAAGCTAAGGCTGCTATCAAAGCACAAATTGAGGCGGATAAGAAAGCGAGGGCAGAAAAGGCTGCTAGGGAGAAAGCCCTGCGCGAAGGCCAGCCAGTCCTGGATTCATCTGCTTCAGCTGGCCCATCTCGTCCGGCAGCTGCACCTGTAGCTACAGTAGCAGGAAAGGatttcaaagaaacaagacTCCAGATTCGTATGTCAACCGGTGGGCAACCTTACACTACTACATTATCCAGTGATGCAC CACTTCGTGAGGTCGCCGAATACCTAGGTGGTCAACTTGCGACTGTGAATGTTGAGACAGTGACTTTTGCTCAGCATTTCCCAAG AAAAACATTTTCACGCGAAGATTTTTCAAAATCTCTGAAAGATCTTGGACTTACCCCTTCCGCT GTGCTCATCGCAACACCCTAA
- a CDS encoding Protein bir1 — protein MDALQARVNSFKKSKRVKNPSKPSSTTNLKWPHPLHFKANPESLAEAGFYYDPSFDDPDNVTCYVCEKELGGWEEEDDPFLIHWTKCGQTCCWASARCGLTSDLDGKGRFVSTDKSRIPTHKSMEKARHDTYSTGKGWIHDKTPNHGANSKMMARAGFVYTPQHNGDDLATCFYCNLSLSGWDEGDDPLEEHRKRDNKMGFPCAFFAAASSEMLPSTKPNSRAQSSKPPSKSQAKPPSRSTSRSKHQDVIQPTKTFDGELEDESDAPTTNTAPITKTPGKGRSNSSGTRKSSAKTPGNKIRSSSRSGLKNVVEEEVEEEEEDAPPVPQPPTTKKNRTRSKSVVRSEAEDAVVPDDADLPVTRKPSRSRSKKAISDAEEEIPRKTSRSKSKSSVAPSATETKPSRSKSKSKILDSEQEEVPPAATKTKQKAKAIESEQEENGPGVTKTKHTRTTSRAKTKSSAEASDIELETVAAEPAPKKKNATKSKPQAPAAQNLFDDDVFTDHYVPPLAPYPPTEAIQESIAQLQPLFIPKRTTGTKSEISTDSAADTVHTEKQKKTKPKFAYSRQMQSEDEDTQRPPSIEEHKPLAPVSANPSPVPNLKTGAGKQKLKVVEISSDEEPQEKEKILVKPIQNQDKENSVNMSLPPIQVPPPQVLIAQPDPPTNPVSAQPKRQKKSVIVETVQPIQGPRSSSPKPQSPLANGDVSMEDIDPEHSDKMQVVPVTPPRAIPQRTSSEEEIQQAIIPAEANVDSAEAPFIPPLSKLPFTPLHALSEPELDMTVEEWIRYQMDVEFDKFKRDGERELQRFRKRAEEVRKVIEGL, from the exons ATGGACGCACTACAAGCTCGCGTAAACTCATTTAAGAAATCGAAACGTGTCAAGAATCCATCGAAACCGTCTTCCACAACAAATTTGAAATGGCCACATCCACTACATTTCAAAGCAAATCCAGAATCTTTAGCTGAGGCAGGATTCTACTATGACCCCAGCTTTGACGATCCCGACAATGTAACATGCTACGTGTGCGAGAAGGAGCTGGGAGGatgggaggaagaagacgatcCTTTTCTTATCCATTGGACCAAGTGCGGGCAAACGTGCTGTTGGGCGAGTGCTCGCTGTGGGCTAACATCAGATCTTGATGGCAAGGGAAG ATTTGTCTCTACTGACAAATCTCGAATACCCACTCATAAATCGATGGAAAAGGCCCGGCACGATACATACTCTACTGGAAAGGGATGGATTCATGATAAGACTCCAAACCATGGTGCCAACTCCAAGATG ATGGCACGCGCTGGATTCGTTTACACACCCCAGCACAACGGTGACGACCTTGCGACTTGTTTCTATTGCAATCTCTCTTTAAGCGGCTGGGATGAAGGAGACGATCCATT GGAAGAGCATCGAAAACGAGACAATAAAATGGGGTTCCCATGCGCCTTCTTTGCCGCAGCGTCGTCGGAGATGCTTCCCAGTACAAAACCGAATTCACGGGCGCAATCTTCAAAACCTCCGTCAAAATCTCAGGCGAAGCCTCCATCTCGATCAACTTCCCGGTCAAAACATCAAGACGTCATTCAGCCGACGAAAACTTTTGACGGTGAACTTGAAGACGAATCGGATGCTCCAACAACGAACACCGCTCCAATAACAAAAACGCCTGGAAAGGGACGCAGCAATTCTTCGGGCACTAGGAAATCTTCTGCCAAGACACCTGGGAATAAAATTAGGAGCTCCAGTCGATCAGGGCTGAAGAacgttgttgaagaagaagtggaggaggaagaggaggatgctCCACCAGTACCCCAACCCCCTACAACCAAGAAGAACCGGACACGTTCCAAATCAGTTGTCAGATCTGAAGCCGAGGATGCTGTCGTTCCCGACGATGCCGACTTGCCTGTGACTCGCAAACCATCTCGTTCGCGTAGCAAAAAGGCTATATCTGATGCTGAAGAGGAGATACCCCGAAAAACCTCACGGTCCAAATCTAAGTCATCGGTCGCACCTTCTGCAACGGAAACTAAACCTTCGCGTTCAAAGTCGAAGTCTAAAATACTAgattctgaacaggaggaggTTCCTCCAGCCGCCACAAAAACAAAGCAAAAGGCTAAGGCAATAGAATCAGAACAAGAGGAGAATGGTCCTGGCGTAACAAAAACCAAGCATACAAGGACAACCTCACGAGCCAAAACAAAATCATCAGCAGAGGCCTCCGACATAGAACTTGAAACCGTCGCAGCTGAACCTGCCCCCAAGAAGAAAAACGCGACCAAATCGAAACCGCAAGCTCCTGCAGCTCAAAACCTTTTCGACGACGATGTTTTCACCGACCACTATGTTCCTCCACTCGCACCCTATCCACCTACGGAGGCGATTCAAGAATCCATAGCGCAACTCCAGCCTCTTTTCATTCCTAAACGTACTACGGGTACAAAATCTGAAATATCGACAGACAGTGCAGCCGATACCGTACATacagaaaaacaaaagaagacaAAGCCCAAATTTGCATATTCACGACAAATGCAGtcggaagatgaagatacGCAACGTCCTCCATCAATTGAAGAACACAAACCTCTTGCCCCCGTTTCTGCCAACCCGTCCCCTGTGCCAAATTTGAAGACTGGTGCAGGAAAACAGAAATTAAAGGTTGTTGAAATTTCGAGTGATGAGGAACCacaagagaaagaaaagattcTAGTCAAACCTATCCAAAATCAGGACAAGGAAAATTCAGTTAATATGTCATTGCCACCCATCCAAGTTCCACCGCCACAGGTGCTTATTGCTCAACCTGATCCTCCAACAAATCCTGTTTCAGCTCAACCTAAGCGACAAAAGAAGTCGGTAATTGTCGAGACTGTTCAGCCCATCCAAGGGCCTCGGTCATCATCTCCGAAGCCGCAGTCCCCATTGGCGAACGGCGATGTCAGTATGGAAGACATCGATCCCGAGCACAGTGATAAAATGCAAGTTGTGCCGGTCACGCCTCCAAGAGCAATCCCGCAGCGTACATCTTCAGAGGAAGAGATTCAACAGGCAATTATCCCAGCTGAGGCAAATGTCGACTCAGCAGAAGCGCCGTTCATCCCCCCTCTTTCTAAGCTTCCGTTCACTCCATTACATGCCTTGAGCGAGCCCGAACTTGATATGACCGTTGAAGAGTGGATTCGATACCAAATGGACGTGGAGTTTGACAAATTCAAGAGAGACGGCGAACGCGAACTACAACGATTTAGGAAAAGGGCCGAAGAGGTACGAAAAGTGATTGAGGGACTCTGA